A region from the Natronorubrum halophilum genome encodes:
- a CDS encoding ribonuclease H-like domain-containing protein yields the protein MRIENSFIPVRGVGETTERRLWQQGITHWDEFDGSVVGDTLADRIESFIDEGRTHLERGDISVFTEALPASSRWRCYENVSEETCFLDIETTGLDATRNDVTTVSIHRGGETKTFVKDRDLTGRRLERELEASSLLVTFNGQRFDVPFLETCYDIDVTTPHVDLMYPCKKIDLDGGLKAIERDLGIERDRPDLSGRDAVRLWHEYERGDESALETLVEYNRADTRNMKPLMEIVADRLHETVFEAECPTE from the coding sequence GTGCGAATCGAGAACAGTTTCATTCCCGTCCGCGGCGTCGGGGAGACCACGGAACGGCGACTCTGGCAACAGGGCATCACCCACTGGGACGAGTTCGACGGGAGCGTCGTCGGCGACACGTTGGCCGACCGCATCGAGTCGTTCATCGACGAGGGGCGGACCCACCTCGAGCGCGGCGACATCTCCGTTTTTACCGAGGCGCTGCCGGCTTCCAGCCGGTGGCGGTGCTACGAGAACGTCAGCGAGGAGACCTGCTTTCTGGACATCGAGACGACCGGACTCGACGCGACACGGAACGACGTTACGACCGTCAGCATCCACCGCGGCGGCGAGACGAAGACGTTCGTGAAGGATCGAGACCTGACGGGGCGGCGTCTCGAGCGGGAACTCGAGGCGTCGTCGCTGCTGGTAACCTTTAACGGACAGCGATTCGACGTCCCCTTCCTCGAGACGTGTTACGATATCGACGTCACGACGCCGCACGTCGATCTCATGTACCCCTGCAAAAAGATCGACCTCGATGGCGGGTTAAAAGCGATCGAACGCGACCTCGGTATCGAACGGGACAGGCCGGACCTCAGCGGTCGCGACGCCGTACGGCTCTGGCACGAGTACGAGCGCGGTGACGAGAGCGCACTCGAGACGCTCGTCGAGTACAACCGTGCGGACACGCGAAACATGAAGCCGCTGATGGAGATCGTCGCGGATCGCCTCCACGAAACCGTCTTCGAGGCGGAATGTCCCACGGAGTAA
- a CDS encoding acyl-CoA thioesterase, with amino-acid sequence MSDGSYEYEVGIDSRLRDIDFMGHVNNAIYATFLEEARQGYFTDVIGVSLVDVGTVLANLEIDYVRPIEADSDITVAVQVPELGTSSLPMEYEIRADGERAATARTVQVLIDRETERSQPIPSEWRTRITGRR; translated from the coding sequence ATGAGCGACGGTAGCTACGAGTACGAGGTCGGAATCGACAGTCGACTCCGGGATATCGATTTTATGGGACACGTCAACAACGCGATCTACGCGACGTTCCTCGAGGAAGCCAGGCAGGGGTACTTCACCGACGTTATCGGCGTCTCGTTGGTCGACGTCGGGACGGTTCTCGCGAACCTCGAAATCGATTACGTTCGGCCGATCGAAGCCGATTCGGATATCACCGTCGCGGTTCAAGTCCCGGAACTCGGAACCTCGAGTCTCCCGATGGAGTACGAGATCCGAGCCGACGGAGAACGGGCGGCGACGGCGCGGACCGTACAGGTACTGATCGATCGAGAGACGGAACGATCCCAGCCCATTCCGAGCGAATGGCGGACGCGGATCACCGGCCGCCGGTGA
- a CDS encoding HalOD1 output domain-containing protein, with the protein MLLSVDRSDAATPESVSFAVIAAIADREGVDPMEIEPPEYEALYDVINPEALDALFAPREDGSKRASGRVEFPFCGYQVVVNSTGEVDVLERDGGR; encoded by the coding sequence ATGCTACTCTCAGTCGATCGTTCGGACGCCGCCACTCCCGAGTCAGTAAGCTTTGCCGTCATTGCCGCAATTGCCGACCGAGAAGGTGTCGACCCCATGGAGATCGAACCACCGGAGTACGAGGCGCTGTACGACGTCATCAATCCGGAAGCCCTCGACGCGCTCTTCGCGCCGCGGGAGGACGGTTCGAAACGAGCGAGCGGTCGCGTCGAGTTCCCGTTCTGTGGTTATCAGGTCGTCGTCAACAGTACCGGTGAGGTCGACGTACTCGAGCGAGACGGTGGCCGATAG